Proteins from one Staphylococcus saprophyticus subsp. saprophyticus ATCC 15305 = NCTC 7292 genomic window:
- a CDS encoding DUF1398 family protein, which yields MTLSLNKIHQAHQQYTGVDFPKLFKAFKDMGIIVNTVNIEQGETSYIHQDGAEITDESVKVAVPIAQQTHLALVKDILQRHQAGETDFPKFCDEMARAGIYKWYIDIIAGTCAYIDKENQVLITENIPQS from the coding sequence ATGACGTTATCATTAAATAAAATTCATCAAGCACACCAACAATATACAGGCGTAGATTTTCCGAAATTGTTTAAAGCTTTTAAAGATATGGGAATCATTGTTAATACAGTGAATATAGAACAAGGTGAAACATCTTATATTCATCAGGATGGAGCTGAAATTACTGATGAAAGTGTTAAAGTAGCTGTACCCATTGCACAACAGACACACCTTGCGTTGGTAAAAGATATATTGCAGCGTCATCAAGCAGGTGAAACGGATTTTCCAAAGTTTTGCGATGAAATGGCACGAGCGGGCATTTATAAGTGGTATATTGATATTATCGCTGGCACATGTGCCTATATAGACAAGGAAAATCAGGTTCTCATTACAGAAAATATACCTCAATCTTGA
- a CDS encoding L-lactate permease yields the protein MMLFVAFSAVIVPFIFLVLLRMSALKGMIISAFIVTFLGVFVWGMQGHVISASLLQGTHKTLTILYILFGALVLLNTLRQTGAVTRINEGFKKLSGDMRVQVIIVAFLFGSLIEGASGFGTPAVVTAPLMVALGFRPMIAVVTALIADSVAVSFGAVGTPVLVGLSTLNDADSSLFQATAERITTLDLLSGIFIPIILIATLIIFFGKTNKLKSIVEMIPWLACIGFIYVASSFAYAFLFGPEFVAILGSLTGLIVAVVTASKGWLLPKNEWKDGFDDSYTPTKSEHDMPLLTAWSPYLMVVILLLLTRTVPLIKDFTTQVLDLSWNQILGFETISSDWEFLYSPGTILLLSALFAILIQRKSFKDLSQASVESLNTIKTTGITLVATLVMVHVFINSGINTSDLISMPEYIAENMSKYLGPIWLFVAPFLGALGSFITGSATVSTLTFSPIQLNIAQSIGAEPYTVLAAQIIGAAAGNMICVHNVVAVCAVVNMPGKEGSVIRKTLGPALLYCLLVGLSAYIITSIFF from the coding sequence ATGATGTTATTTGTTGCTTTTAGTGCTGTCATTGTGCCTTTTATTTTTTTAGTATTACTACGTATGTCTGCACTAAAGGGTATGATTATTAGTGCGTTCATTGTCACATTCTTGGGCGTCTTTGTTTGGGGAATGCAAGGCCATGTCATATCGGCCTCACTGCTTCAAGGTACTCATAAAACACTTACCATTCTCTATATTTTATTTGGTGCGCTTGTGTTGCTTAATACTTTGCGACAAACTGGTGCAGTTACACGTATTAATGAAGGATTCAAAAAATTATCAGGAGATATGCGTGTTCAAGTTATTATTGTGGCTTTTTTATTTGGTTCATTGATTGAAGGTGCATCTGGATTTGGCACACCTGCAGTGGTCACAGCACCACTCATGGTAGCACTAGGTTTCAGACCGATGATAGCTGTTGTTACCGCTTTGATTGCTGATAGCGTTGCTGTTTCATTTGGTGCCGTGGGTACACCTGTATTAGTCGGTTTAAGTACATTAAATGACGCAGATAGTTCACTGTTTCAAGCTACAGCTGAACGTATTACAACATTAGATTTACTAAGTGGTATTTTTATACCTATTATATTAATTGCTACTTTGATTATTTTCTTTGGCAAAACAAACAAACTCAAATCTATTGTTGAAATGATTCCATGGCTAGCCTGTATTGGTTTCATCTATGTCGCTTCTTCATTTGCCTATGCCTTTCTATTCGGTCCTGAATTCGTTGCAATTCTCGGTTCACTCACAGGACTTATCGTAGCCGTAGTCACAGCAAGTAAAGGTTGGCTACTCCCTAAAAATGAATGGAAAGACGGTTTTGATGACAGTTATACACCCACAAAATCAGAACATGACATGCCATTATTAACTGCTTGGTCACCCTATTTAATGGTCGTTATATTATTATTACTGACAAGAACTGTACCACTGATTAAAGATTTCACTACACAAGTGTTAGATTTATCTTGGAATCAAATTCTAGGCTTTGAAACAATTTCATCTGATTGGGAATTTCTTTATTCACCAGGCACTATCTTACTGCTTTCTGCTTTATTTGCCATCCTAATACAGAGAAAATCGTTCAAAGATCTATCGCAAGCAAGCGTAGAATCGCTAAATACGATTAAAACCACTGGAATAACATTAGTAGCTACACTTGTGATGGTGCATGTGTTTATCAATTCTGGAATCAATACAAGTGATTTAATCAGCATGCCAGAATATATTGCTGAGAATATGTCTAAATACTTAGGACCTATTTGGCTATTCGTAGCACCTTTCTTAGGCGCATTAGGCTCCTTTATTACAGGAAGTGCAACCGTTTCTACATTGACATTTTCACCTATTCAATTAAATATTGCTCAATCCATTGGCGCAGAACCTTATACCGTCTTGGCTGCACAAATTATTGGTGCAGCAGCTGGTAACATGATTTGCGTACACAATGTCGTAGCTGTATGTGCTGTAGTGAATATGCCAGGAAAAGAAGGCAGTGTAATTAGAAAAACACTCGGCCCAGCCTTACTATACTGTCTCTTAGTTGGTTTAAGTGCTTATATCATTACCTCAATATTCTTTTAA
- a CDS encoding TetR/AcrR family transcriptional regulator: protein MPKVVDHEKKKQQIIQYAWQSIVSNGAKGATVRNIAKLARMTPGQIRYYYPNHHDLLKAVSVEVDSKVRGRIKAVYNDGSLSPLDKVIQAMLKAMPLDEERYADMEVWLAFQYELHEVGKDSMGNEIFTLIKASMSFLEEHDLLDTSLNQYVAIMKMHALLDGLALHKLLNPEQMINEDIEHLIESEVKSWLRR, encoded by the coding sequence ATGCCCAAAGTAGTAGATCACGAGAAAAAGAAGCAGCAAATTATACAGTATGCATGGCAATCTATCGTAAGCAATGGCGCTAAGGGTGCTACAGTTAGAAATATTGCAAAGTTAGCACGAATGACACCAGGACAAATACGTTATTATTATCCAAACCATCATGATTTGTTAAAAGCAGTATCGGTCGAAGTAGATAGTAAAGTTAGAGGAAGAATTAAAGCGGTATATAACGACGGAAGTCTAAGCCCGCTTGATAAAGTCATACAGGCGATGTTGAAAGCTATGCCGCTTGATGAAGAACGATATGCGGATATGGAGGTCTGGTTGGCCTTTCAATATGAGTTACATGAAGTAGGTAAAGATTCCATGGGGAATGAAATCTTTACTTTAATAAAAGCATCGATGTCATTTTTAGAAGAACATGACTTACTCGACACATCGTTAAATCAATATGTAGCAATAATGAAAATGCATGCATTATTGGATGGATTAGCATTACATAAATTGTTAAATCCCGAGCAGATGATAAATGAAGATATTGAACATTTAATAGAGAGCGAAGTGAAATCCTGGTTAAGGAGGTAA
- the argB gene encoding acetylglutamate kinase, producing MNYIVIKIGGSTLTELHETTIDDIAQLKQQDLHPIIIHGGGPFINQALEQQGVDSLFEDGLRVTTDEVMSITSQILIGKVNPQLVSKMNDENIQSIGLNGIDAKLFDVEPLNEKYGYVGEPININTAVIDHLTEEYIPVIASIGRHKTSRHLYNINADTLAYKIAQTLNAPIYLLSDIPGVMIDNKVKATLNSEHIKNYIEQEQIYGGMIPKVQDAISAIEYGCQKVVIAAGNEAHVVERIRTGKGIGTTIVL from the coding sequence ATGAATTATATAGTTATCAAAATTGGTGGTAGTACCTTGACCGAATTACATGAAACTACCATTGATGATATTGCACAGTTAAAGCAACAGGATTTGCATCCGATTATTATTCATGGTGGAGGGCCTTTTATCAATCAAGCGTTAGAGCAGCAAGGCGTCGATTCATTATTTGAAGATGGATTGAGGGTTACTACAGATGAAGTAATGTCAATTACAAGTCAGATATTAATCGGAAAGGTGAATCCGCAGCTTGTAAGTAAAATGAATGATGAAAATATTCAAAGTATTGGGTTAAATGGAATAGATGCCAAGCTATTTGACGTTGAACCATTAAACGAAAAATATGGATATGTAGGCGAACCAATCAACATTAATACAGCAGTTATAGATCATCTTACAGAAGAATATATACCTGTTATTGCGTCTATCGGCAGACATAAAACCTCTAGACATTTATATAATATTAACGCAGATACGTTGGCGTACAAAATAGCGCAGACATTAAACGCACCTATCTATTTATTGAGTGATATACCAGGTGTCATGATAGATAATAAAGTAAAGGCCACATTGAATTCAGAGCATATTAAAAATTATATTGAACAAGAGCAAATATATGGGGGGATGATTCCTAAAGTACAAGATGCGATCAGTGCCATTGAATATGGCTGTCAAAAAGTAGTTATCGCAGCAGGTAACGAAGCGCATGTCGTGGAAAGGATAAGAACTGGGAAAGGTATTGGGACAACGATTGTGTTGTGA
- a CDS encoding MFS transporter, translating into MNKKLAKMGMPPTLLWGYIGVLIFMMGDGLELAWISPYLHDHGLSVHQTAILTTCYGVTIAIGSWFSGVLVEIIGPRKVMLLGTLLYIIGHMIFVGLALPSMNYGLMIPSYAIRGFGYPLFAYSFLVWVAYRSPQKRLGAAVGWFWFVFTGGLSVLGSFYSSMAIQIFGHIFTLWTAILWVIVGTFLAVFVNRDKFEIENKGNGFKTHLKEMGAGITILKREPRVAVACIVRIINQAAQYAFPLFLPIYLSTKGIATTTWLNIWGTIFIANIIFNLIFGALSDKIGWKNTISYIGGIGCAVFTLGLYFIPEIFTGNVFIVGTVGFLWGMCLAGFVPISALVPSLVHDGDKGPAMAILNLGAGLCVFAGPGLVALFYDSIGVQGMMYLIFGLYVASAIMTRFLKTPEERGILNEKEAT; encoded by the coding sequence ATGAATAAAAAGTTAGCTAAAATGGGCATGCCACCGACACTATTATGGGGATATATTGGTGTACTCATTTTTATGATGGGGGATGGCTTGGAGCTAGCCTGGATTAGTCCATACTTACATGATCATGGCCTATCTGTACATCAAACTGCTATATTAACTACTTGTTATGGTGTAACGATTGCTATTGGATCTTGGTTTTCAGGTGTATTAGTAGAGATTATTGGTCCACGAAAAGTAATGTTATTGGGAACGCTATTGTATATTATTGGTCACATGATATTTGTAGGCTTAGCACTTCCATCCATGAATTATGGACTAATGATACCATCGTATGCGATTAGAGGTTTTGGGTATCCATTATTTGCCTATTCATTTTTAGTTTGGGTAGCATATCGTTCTCCACAGAAACGTTTAGGTGCAGCAGTAGGATGGTTTTGGTTTGTATTTACAGGAGGTTTGAGTGTACTGGGTTCATTTTATTCTTCGATGGCGATTCAAATATTTGGTCATATATTCACCTTATGGACTGCGATTTTATGGGTGATTGTTGGAACATTTTTAGCAGTATTTGTAAACCGTGATAAATTTGAAATAGAGAATAAAGGGAATGGTTTTAAAACCCATTTGAAAGAGATGGGCGCTGGTATTACAATTTTAAAACGAGAACCTCGCGTAGCGGTTGCTTGTATTGTAAGAATTATTAATCAAGCTGCACAATATGCATTTCCGTTGTTCCTTCCAATATATTTATCTACGAAAGGTATCGCAACGACGACGTGGTTAAATATTTGGGGTACGATTTTTATTGCAAATATTATTTTCAATCTTATATTTGGTGCATTAAGCGACAAGATTGGTTGGAAAAATACAATATCTTATATCGGAGGTATTGGTTGTGCTGTATTTACTTTAGGCTTGTATTTTATACCTGAAATATTTACAGGGAATGTGTTCATTGTCGGAACAGTAGGATTTTTATGGGGAATGTGTTTAGCTGGATTCGTTCCTATATCAGCACTTGTGCCTTCACTTGTGCATGATGGTGATAAAGGTCCGGCAATGGCTATATTGAACTTAGGAGCAGGTTTGTGTGTGTTTGCTGGACCTGGATTAGTCGCTTTATTCTACGATAGTATTGGCGTACAAGGTATGATGTATCTTATATTTGGACTTTATGTAGCAAGTGCGATTATGACTCGTTTTTTAAAAACACCAGAAGAGCGTGGTATTTTGAACGAAAAAGAAGCAACTTAA
- a CDS encoding AhlS family quorum-quenching N-acyl homoserine lactonase: MVNVKKERMKVYVLDNGRMKMDKNLMIANSNQATLDDPKANNEMHEFPIYTVFIDHPDAKILFDTACNPNAMGDSGRWISATQKAFPYFADEACHLPNRLEQINVDPKEVDFVIASHLHLDHAGCLEYFTNATIIVHDDELSGAMKTYARNQQEGAYIWADIDAWVKNNLKWRTIKKEEDNLKLVDGVRILNYGSGHAWGIIGLEIESAELGTIILASDAIYTKESIEDTLKPPGILYDSIGWTKSVEKIQRLAKEKNAQIWFGHDGEQFEGFRKSTEGYYE; this comes from the coding sequence ATGGTTAATGTGAAAAAAGAACGTATGAAAGTCTATGTTTTGGATAACGGACGTATGAAGATGGATAAGAATTTGATGATTGCTAATTCCAATCAAGCAACATTAGATGACCCTAAGGCCAATAACGAGATGCATGAATTCCCTATATATACTGTGTTTATAGATCACCCAGATGCTAAAATCCTTTTTGATACAGCTTGTAATCCGAACGCTATGGGAGATAGTGGGAGATGGATAAGTGCAACACAAAAAGCTTTTCCGTACTTTGCTGATGAAGCTTGTCATTTACCTAATAGACTCGAGCAAATTAATGTAGATCCTAAAGAAGTCGATTTTGTTATTGCTTCACATTTACATTTGGATCATGCAGGGTGTTTAGAATATTTTACGAATGCAACCATAATTGTCCATGATGATGAATTAAGTGGTGCAATGAAAACATATGCACGAAACCAACAAGAAGGGGCTTATATTTGGGCAGATATAGATGCTTGGGTGAAAAATAATCTGAAATGGAGAACGATTAAAAAAGAAGAAGATAATTTGAAACTAGTAGATGGTGTTCGAATTTTAAATTATGGTAGTGGTCATGCATGGGGCATCATTGGTCTAGAGATTGAGAGTGCTGAATTAGGAACGATTATATTAGCATCGGACGCAATATACACTAAGGAAAGTATAGAGGATACATTGAAGCCACCAGGTATTTTATATGATTCTATTGGATGGACGAAATCAGTGGAGAAAATTCAAAGATTAGCAAAAGAAAAAAATGCTCAAATTTGGTTTGGACATGATGGCGAACAATTCGAAGGCTTTAGAAAATCAACGGAAGGTTATTATGAATAA
- the argJ gene encoding bifunctional glutamate N-acetyltransferase/amino-acid acetyltransferase ArgJ, whose translation MRDIETIDTLNQLNIDLQGDVSSPLGFIAGGLHCGLRRKKVDFGWIYSTTPATATGVYTLNQFKAAPLKLTEDSINKDKALQAIIVNSAIANACTGEKGMQDALDTQAWIAEQLNIEQHLVGVASTGVIGSFLPMDKIQYATQHVLKEQYNKSEAFNQAILTTDTMTKHLSVKVEIDGTTVTIGGTAKGSGMIHPNMATMLGFITTDANIDANTLDYCLKQSIDQSFNMITVDGDSSTNDMVLCMANGQAQHTQIDALHPEWHKFVYALNFVCHYLAKSIAKDGEGATKLVTVKVKGAHDVVEARKIAKSIVSSNLVKTAVHGEDANFGRIVTAIGYASRYIEPSATHVSLCQVSVLEKGMAVDFDEQRLKEELASDNILIEATVGNGEGEAAAYGCDLSYEYVRINASYRT comes from the coding sequence ATGAGAGACATTGAAACAATTGATACATTAAACCAATTAAATATAGATTTACAAGGCGACGTGAGTTCACCATTAGGTTTTATTGCTGGTGGTTTACATTGCGGTTTGAGAAGAAAGAAAGTGGACTTTGGTTGGATTTATTCAACGACCCCAGCTACAGCAACAGGTGTTTATACATTGAATCAATTTAAAGCTGCGCCATTAAAACTAACTGAAGATAGTATTAATAAGGATAAAGCACTACAAGCCATTATTGTGAATTCGGCTATTGCGAATGCGTGCACAGGAGAAAAAGGTATGCAAGATGCGTTGGATACACAAGCTTGGATTGCTGAGCAATTAAATATCGAGCAACATCTTGTTGGTGTTGCCTCTACAGGTGTTATTGGATCGTTTTTGCCAATGGATAAAATACAATATGCAACGCAGCACGTTTTAAAAGAACAATATAATAAAAGTGAAGCATTCAATCAAGCTATTTTAACAACTGATACGATGACGAAACATCTGTCAGTAAAGGTTGAAATCGATGGTACCACAGTAACGATAGGTGGCACTGCAAAAGGATCAGGCATGATACATCCCAATATGGCAACAATGCTAGGATTTATAACTACTGATGCCAATATTGATGCGAATACGTTGGATTATTGCCTAAAACAATCAATCGATCAATCGTTTAATATGATTACGGTGGATGGTGATTCAAGTACAAATGATATGGTGCTATGCATGGCAAATGGTCAAGCGCAACATACACAAATTGATGCATTACATCCCGAATGGCATAAGTTTGTGTATGCATTGAATTTTGTATGCCACTATCTTGCCAAGAGCATCGCTAAAGATGGTGAAGGGGCAACTAAATTGGTTACTGTAAAGGTCAAGGGCGCTCACGATGTTGTTGAAGCAAGAAAAATTGCCAAGAGCATTGTCTCCTCGAATTTAGTGAAAACCGCTGTCCATGGTGAAGATGCGAATTTCGGAAGAATTGTCACTGCTATAGGATACGCATCGCGATATATAGAACCTAGCGCAACCCATGTTTCGTTATGCCAAGTGAGTGTGTTGGAAAAAGGTATGGCTGTAGATTTTGATGAACAGCGTTTAAAAGAAGAATTAGCATCAGATAATATTTTAATTGAAGCAACTGTTGGAAACGGGGAAGGAGAAGCGGCAGCATATGGTTGTGATTTATCATATGAATATGTACGTATCAACGCGTCGTACAGAACTTAA
- the argF gene encoding ornithine carbamoyltransferase, whose translation MYINLIKHWSDENGAYTTALNKLALFKGKDFLKTCDFSADELHTLIDFTGELKEKKKRGIPHPYLKGKNLAFLFEKPSTRTRSAFSVAAYDLGAYPEYFGQGDIHLGVKESSEDTAKVLGRMYDGIEFRGHHQKDVEALAKNAGVPVWNGLTNEWHPTQMIADFFTLKEHWGTLQGKTLTYVGDARNNVAHDLLITGAILGVNIHVAAPKALQPDEDIQVMAQKYAAESSSDILITDDIQQAIYQTDAIYTDVWFSMGEDQSVLEPRINQLLPYQVNKEMLINTMNPDVIVLHCLPAFHDVNTQVGQQIYETYGLTEMEISDDVFKGEHAVIFDQSENRLHSIKAIMAVTLGDIF comes from the coding sequence ATGTATATAAATCTTATAAAACATTGGAGTGATGAAAATGGGGCGTACACAACAGCATTAAACAAGCTAGCATTATTCAAGGGTAAAGACTTTTTGAAGACATGTGATTTTTCAGCAGATGAGTTACATACTTTAATTGATTTTACTGGTGAATTAAAAGAAAAGAAAAAGCGTGGTATTCCACACCCGTATTTAAAAGGGAAAAATTTGGCATTCTTATTTGAAAAACCTTCTACTAGAACGCGTTCAGCATTTAGTGTGGCAGCATATGATTTAGGCGCTTATCCAGAATACTTTGGGCAAGGTGATATTCATTTAGGAGTTAAAGAATCCTCAGAAGATACTGCCAAAGTTCTAGGTAGAATGTATGATGGTATTGAATTTAGAGGTCATCATCAGAAAGATGTAGAAGCACTTGCTAAAAATGCAGGTGTACCAGTATGGAATGGGCTCACTAATGAATGGCACCCAACTCAAATGATTGCAGATTTTTTCACATTAAAAGAACACTGGGGAACATTACAAGGTAAAACATTGACTTATGTCGGTGATGCTAGAAATAACGTAGCTCATGATTTACTTATTACGGGTGCAATTTTAGGTGTGAACATACATGTAGCCGCACCAAAAGCGTTACAACCGGATGAAGATATTCAAGTTATGGCACAAAAATATGCTGCTGAATCATCGAGCGATATATTGATTACAGATGATATTCAACAAGCAATCTATCAAACAGATGCAATATACACAGATGTTTGGTTTTCAATGGGTGAAGATCAATCGGTATTAGAACCGCGTATCAATCAATTATTACCTTATCAAGTAAACAAAGAGATGCTGATCAACACAATGAATCCAGATGTTATCGTATTACATTGCTTACCTGCATTTCATGATGTAAATACACAAGTAGGACAACAAATTTACGAAACGTATGGCTTAACTGAAATGGAAATTTCAGATGACGTATTTAAAGGTGAACATGCTGTCATTTTTGACCAATCAGAAAATAGATTACACTCTATTAAAGCAATTATGGCTGTAACACTGGGTGATATTTTTTAA
- a CDS encoding ArgE/DapE family deacylase: MSTFSVEEKVQILSDIVAMNTVNDNEIEVCQYFQNLFEQHGIKSTIDKVDERRANLIADIGEGSPVIGVSGHMDVVSEGNREQWSYDPFKLTEDNGYLYGRGAADMKSGLAALAIALIEMHDAQLLTKGRIKFLATTGEEMEQLGSQNLYEKGYMDDVDALIIAEPCQDMMVYAHKGSMDYRIKSQGTSAHSSMPIFGVNAIKPLIEFIQDIDNAYQKISKEIKGESLDFTHLLDRMKPSLPATFAVEEIESALQGLVITNTLIKGGVQVNSVPEDADADFNIRTIPEYNNDQVKNLFNNTIEKHNANGSNLESELYLDLDPVLTTGQNSLIDTAKTIGKTAFNKDFVAAPIGGVTDASNLLRGKDESFPFLVFGPGEKPHQVDERVEKAMYLKFIDFYKELLITYSKNY, translated from the coding sequence ATGAGTACATTTTCTGTAGAAGAAAAAGTACAAATATTATCTGATATTGTAGCAATGAATACAGTAAATGATAATGAAATCGAGGTATGTCAATACTTCCAAAATTTATTTGAACAACACGGTATTAAATCAACCATTGATAAAGTTGATGAACGACGCGCTAACTTAATTGCCGACATTGGTGAAGGCAGTCCAGTCATCGGTGTATCTGGACATATGGATGTCGTATCAGAAGGTAATCGTGAACAATGGTCATATGACCCTTTTAAACTTACCGAAGACAATGGTTATTTATATGGTCGTGGTGCTGCTGATATGAAATCTGGACTCGCTGCACTCGCTATTGCTCTTATCGAAATGCACGATGCACAATTATTAACAAAAGGACGCATTAAATTCTTAGCTACTACAGGTGAAGAGATGGAACAACTTGGTTCACAAAATCTCTACGAAAAAGGTTACATGGATGATGTTGACGCACTCATCATAGCCGAGCCTTGTCAAGATATGATGGTCTACGCACATAAAGGGTCTATGGACTATCGTATTAAATCACAAGGTACTTCTGCACATAGTTCTATGCCTATCTTCGGTGTAAACGCAATTAAACCTTTAATTGAATTTATTCAAGATATCGATAACGCATATCAAAAAATATCTAAAGAAATTAAAGGTGAATCTTTAGACTTCACTCATTTGCTCGATCGAATGAAACCTTCTCTACCAGCTACATTTGCTGTTGAAGAAATTGAATCCGCATTACAAGGGCTTGTCATCACTAACACATTAATCAAGGGTGGCGTTCAAGTGAATTCTGTCCCTGAAGACGCTGATGCTGATTTCAATATTCGTACAATCCCAGAATACAATAATGACCAAGTTAAAAATTTATTTAATAATACAATTGAAAAACATAATGCAAATGGCTCAAATTTAGAAAGTGAATTATATCTTGACTTAGATCCTGTACTTACTACTGGTCAAAATAGCCTAATTGACACTGCTAAAACGATTGGCAAAACAGCATTTAATAAAGATTTTGTCGCTGCCCCAATTGGTGGTGTGACGGATGCTTCTAATTTACTACGCGGTAAAGATGAATCTTTCCCATTCTTAGTATTTGGTCCAGGTGAAAAACCACACCAAGTAGATGAACGTGTAGAAAAAGCAATGTACCTTAAATTCATTGATTTCTATAAAGAACTATTAATCACTTATTCAAAAAATTATTAA
- the argC gene encoding N-acetyl-gamma-glutamyl-phosphate reductase, which translates to MIEVGIVGGSGYGAIELIRLLIQHPNVNIKYIFSHSKQDQPIKETFPHLEQLTYHYETLNSEGIECDVIFFATPSNVSKHIVPQLLSKRIKIIDLSGDFRLTNRATYETYYGETAASQEYLNEANYSIAEWSNVNAQTTQLIANPGCFPTATLLALHPLIDKDIVKQDNIIIDAKTGVSGAGRSLAQHVHFAEMNENLSAYAIGKHKHKPEIEQYLSLLAQQEVKVTFTPHLVPMTRGILSTIYIKLNHAFTNEDLHNLFKDYYEDKPFVRIRSLGQFPKTKEVYGSNYCDIGIYVDEENQTAILVSVIDNLVKGASGQAIQNLNLMYGWKENTGLLQSPVYP; encoded by the coding sequence ATGATTGAAGTTGGTATCGTTGGCGGTAGTGGATATGGAGCCATTGAATTAATTCGATTATTAATTCAGCATCCTAATGTAAATATAAAATATATCTTTTCGCATTCTAAACAGGATCAACCTATAAAGGAAACATTCCCACATTTGGAACAGCTCACATATCACTATGAAACGTTAAATAGTGAAGGAATTGAATGCGACGTGATATTTTTTGCGACACCTTCAAATGTGAGTAAACACATTGTTCCTCAGTTGCTTAGCAAGAGGATTAAAATCATTGATTTGTCGGGTGATTTTAGATTAACTAATCGAGCTACTTATGAAACGTATTATGGTGAAACGGCAGCTTCTCAAGAATATTTGAATGAAGCAAATTATAGCATTGCAGAATGGTCAAATGTAAACGCACAAACAACGCAATTAATTGCGAACCCTGGATGTTTTCCAACAGCTACATTGTTAGCATTACATCCGCTAATAGATAAAGATATTGTAAAGCAAGATAACATTATCATCGATGCGAAGACGGGTGTATCCGGTGCCGGTAGGTCTTTGGCACAACATGTTCATTTCGCGGAGATGAATGAAAATTTAAGCGCCTATGCGATAGGAAAGCATAAGCATAAACCTGAAATTGAACAATATTTATCATTATTAGCCCAACAAGAAGTAAAAGTAACATTTACACCGCATCTCGTACCTATGACTCGAGGTATTTTATCAACCATTTATATCAAACTAAACCATGCTTTTACTAATGAAGACTTACATAATCTGTTTAAAGATTATTATGAAGATAAACCATTTGTAAGAATTAGATCATTAGGCCAATTTCCAAAAACTAAGGAAGTTTACGGTAGCAATTATTGTGATATCGGTATTTATGTTGATGAAGAGAATCAAACAGCGATTCTCGTGTCTGTGATTGATAACTTAGTTAAAGGTGCAAGTGGTCAAGCGATTCAGAATTTGAACTTAATGTATGGATGGAAAGAAAACACTGGATTGCTACAATCACCAGTTTATCCATAA
- the ssuE gene encoding NADPH-dependent FMN reductase, which translates to MASVAIIAGGNKIESRLTGVVKYAEKYLNDEGIETDVIHVHQLDAEALITANFSNESINKTHKKIEEADGIIIVSPVFKAAYSGIVKTYLDLLPRGAFTGKTVLPLALGGTFAHVLAIQYSLDPVIKELGADTIHKGRFILDKHITSNEDGTYGYDQEAKDGLNKTLKKFVSDKAQVIE; encoded by the coding sequence ATGGCAAGTGTAGCAATTATCGCAGGTGGTAATAAGATTGAGTCTAGGTTAACAGGTGTAGTAAAATATGCTGAAAAATATTTAAATGATGAAGGCATTGAGACAGATGTCATACATGTACATCAATTAGACGCTGAAGCATTGATTACCGCTAACTTTTCAAATGAATCAATTAATAAAACACATAAAAAAATTGAAGAAGCTGATGGGATAATTATCGTTTCACCTGTATTTAAAGCAGCGTATTCAGGCATCGTGAAGACATATTTAGATTTACTGCCACGTGGCGCATTTACAGGTAAAACAGTCCTCCCGCTCGCATTAGGTGGTACATTTGCACATGTATTAGCGATTCAATATAGCTTAGATCCAGTTATAAAAGAATTGGGTGCAGATACAATTCATAAAGGTAGATTTATTTTAGACAAACATATTACATCTAATGAAGACGGTACTTATGGTTATGATCAAGAAGCGAAAGATGGCTTAAATAAAACTTTAAAAAAGTTTGTCAGTGATAAAGCGCAAGTAATAGAATAA